One genomic window of Candidatus Kuenenia stuttgartiensis includes the following:
- a CDS encoding glutamine--tRNA ligase/YqeY domain fusion protein has protein sequence MSTDNPASGIDFIREIIAEDIKTNKHGGRVVTRFPPEPNGYLHIGHAKSICLNFGIALENKGGVCHLRFDDTNPCKEEIEYVESIKNDVHWLGFDWGTHLYYTSDYFEKLYEYAVQLIRLGKAYVCSLSADEIREHRGTLTQPGKDSPYRTRTIEENLDLFTRMRNGEFADGAQVLRAKIDMSSPNLNMRDPAIYRIRRTKHHRTGDTWCIYPMYDFAHCLSDSIEGITHSICTTEFENHRPLYDWILDTLGVECHPQQIEFARLNLSYTVMSKRKLLELVEEKQVSGWDDPRMPTISGMRRRGYTPEAIRNFCERIGVAKRESMVDIALLEHFVREDLNKHALRVMAVLRPLKVVIVNYPEGHVEELECINNPEDPNMGTRKAPFSRVLYIEQDDFCEEPPKKFFRLAPGREVRLRYAYFITCIKAIKDEVTGEIKELHCTYDQETRGGSAPDGRKVKSTIHWVSAEHSIEAEVRLYDHLFIKESPCGEKDETDFKKFLNPNSLEIIAKCRVEPGLADAKPGSRYQFERIGYFCVDAKDTASKKPVFNRTALLRDTWAKEQKAEVK, from the coding sequence ATGTCTACAGATAATCCTGCTTCCGGGATTGATTTTATAAGGGAAATTATTGCGGAAGATATAAAAACGAATAAACACGGCGGTAGGGTGGTTACACGTTTTCCGCCGGAACCAAACGGATACCTGCACATCGGGCATGCAAAATCAATTTGTCTTAACTTTGGTATTGCCCTGGAAAATAAAGGTGGTGTATGTCACCTGCGGTTTGATGATACAAACCCTTGCAAGGAGGAAATTGAATATGTTGAGTCAATTAAAAACGATGTACATTGGTTGGGCTTTGACTGGGGAACGCATCTTTATTACACATCCGATTATTTTGAAAAGCTGTATGAGTATGCGGTACAGTTGATACGGCTAGGCAAGGCCTATGTATGTAGTTTAAGCGCTGACGAGATAAGAGAGCACCGCGGCACCTTGACTCAACCGGGAAAGGATAGCCCCTATCGCACACGAACCATAGAAGAAAATCTTGATTTATTTACACGCATGCGCAACGGAGAGTTTGCGGATGGCGCTCAGGTGCTTCGCGCAAAAATTGATATGTCATCTCCCAATTTAAACATGAGAGATCCTGCTATCTATCGCATCCGGCGTACAAAGCATCACAGGACCGGCGATACATGGTGTATTTATCCGATGTACGACTTTGCCCACTGCCTTTCCGATTCCATTGAAGGGATCACGCATTCCATATGCACAACAGAATTTGAAAACCATCGCCCCCTGTATGATTGGATACTCGACACGTTAGGGGTGGAATGCCATCCGCAACAAATAGAGTTTGCACGCCTCAACCTCAGCTATACCGTGATGAGCAAGAGAAAATTACTTGAACTGGTAGAGGAAAAGCAGGTAAGTGGGTGGGACGACCCAAGAATGCCTACTATTTCAGGCATGCGAAGGAGGGGATATACACCGGAAGCAATACGCAATTTCTGCGAACGAATTGGAGTGGCAAAGAGAGAGAGCATGGTTGATATCGCACTGCTGGAACACTTTGTCCGCGAAGACCTTAATAAACATGCTCTCCGGGTAATGGCGGTATTGCGCCCGCTTAAGGTAGTCATTGTTAATTACCCCGAGGGTCATGTGGAAGAATTGGAGTGTATAAACAACCCGGAAGACCCAAATATGGGGACACGAAAGGCGCCTTTTTCCAGGGTTTTATATATAGAACAGGATGATTTCTGTGAAGAACCGCCCAAAAAATTCTTTCGCCTTGCCCCCGGGCGTGAAGTCCGTTTACGCTACGCCTATTTCATTACCTGTATAAAGGCAATAAAAGACGAAGTGACCGGCGAAATCAAAGAATTGCACTGCACCTATGATCAGGAAACACGGGGCGGTTCCGCACCGGATGGCCGTAAAGTCAAGAGCACAATACATTGGGTTTCTGCCGAACATTCAATTGAAGCAGAAGTGCGTTTGTACGACCATTTATTCATAAAGGAATCTCCATGCGGAGAAAAAGATGAAACTGATTTTAAAAAGTTTCTAAACCCAAATTCCCTGGAAATAATAGCTAAATGCCGTGTAGAACCTGGACTGGCAGATGCTAAACCCGGGAGCCGTTACCAATTTGAGCGCATAGGTTATTTTTGCGTTGATGCAAAAGACACCGCCAGTAAAAAACCTGTTTTTAACAGAACGGCGCTACTGCGTGATACGTGGGCAAAGGAGCAAAAGGCCGAAGTAAAATGA